The Lepeophtheirus salmonis unplaced genomic scaffold, UVic_Lsal_1.4 unplaced_contig_11583_pilon, whole genome shotgun sequence genomic sequence CTTTcccctcccttcttttttttttcttctttctagaGAACGTATAAAAAGCTTGCTTCCTACCGGTTTAAACATCAGTTAACCTAAATCTACTATCATGACTGGACGTGGTAAAGGTGGAAAAGGATTAGAAAGGGAGGTGCCAAGCGTCATCGTAAGGTTCTTCGTGATAATATCCAAGGAATTACCAAGCCTGCCATTCGTCGTTTGGCTCGCCGTGGTGTCAAGCGTATTTCTGGCTTAATCTATGAGGAAACCCGTGGTGTCCTAAAAGTTTTCCTAGAGAACGTTATCCGTGACGCTGTTACCTACACTGAACACGCCAAGAGGAAGACTGTAACTGCCATGGATGTTGTCTACGCTCTCAAGAGGTGGGACGTACCTCTATGGTT encodes the following:
- the LOC121130751 gene encoding LOW QUALITY PROTEIN: histone H4-like (The sequence of the model RefSeq protein was modified relative to this genomic sequence to represent the inferred CDS: inserted 1 base in 1 codon), whose amino-acid sequence is MTGRGKGGKGLXKGGAKRHRKVLRDNIQGITKPAIRRLARRGVKRISGLIYEETRGVLKVFLENVIRDAVTYTEHAKRKTVTAMDVVYALKRWDVPLWFRG